One window from the genome of Alkalihalobacillus sp. LMS6 encodes:
- a CDS encoding DUF554 domain-containing protein produces the protein MLLGTIINAAAIAVASLIGVRIRNVPEDIRKLVMQALSLALIVIGMQMAVTGQNFLIIIVSLTSGALVGGWLRIDDRLNQLGGWLGKRLGKNSQGNVAQAFVSSTLIFATGALAILGPLEAALRGDHSLLFTKSSIDGFSALIISSTLGIGVLFAAIPVFLYQASITLLANQIDRFVPDVLMDLVIAEITCIGGILILAIGLNLLNVIDVKIANLLPSLVIVVGLVVAFQSFLM, from the coding sequence ATGTTATTAGGAACAATTATTAACGCGGCAGCCATTGCTGTTGCTTCATTAATCGGCGTACGCATACGAAATGTACCCGAGGATATACGAAAGCTTGTCATGCAGGCTTTATCACTTGCCTTAATTGTCATTGGCATGCAAATGGCTGTTACGGGGCAGAATTTTTTAATTATCATTGTTAGTTTAACGAGCGGCGCACTTGTTGGGGGTTGGTTACGAATTGATGACCGACTCAATCAACTTGGGGGCTGGCTAGGAAAGCGACTAGGAAAAAATAGTCAAGGAAATGTGGCACAAGCTTTTGTAAGTTCAACGCTTATATTTGCCACTGGAGCACTAGCAATTCTCGGTCCACTTGAAGCAGCATTGCGTGGGGATCATAGTTTACTTTTTACGAAATCTTCTATTGATGGCTTCTCAGCTCTCATTATTTCGTCAACGTTAGGGATTGGTGTATTATTTGCCGCGATACCCGTTTTTCTTTATCAAGCAAGCATTACGCTATTAGCAAACCAGATTGATCGGTTTGTTCCAGATGTGTTAATGGACCTTGTGATTGCAGAAATTACGTGCATCGGCGGGATTTTAATCCTTGCCATTGGTCTTAACCTCTTAAATGTCATTGACGTTAAGATTGCGAATTTACTTCCAAGCCTTGTGATTGTTGTAGGCCTTGTCGTAGCGTTTCAAAGCTTTTTAATGTAA
- a CDS encoding DHA2 family efflux MFS transporter permease subunit — protein MSVELLTPLRKKMLVVSILSASFLFLLNQFLLITAFPQIMEDFSVNATQVQWLTTAFLLTTTILIPTMGYFMGRFHARSLTFVAISFFIVGTILAIFAQTFSLLIVARVVQAVGAGMMLPLVQTVLLLVYPIEKRGYAMGLMTMVVNVAPAIGPSIAGYIVDLSNWRFLFWLVLPLAVLLLVLNIIFMRNITERANATLSVPSLIFSAIGFAGIILAISNFSVYGISLYVIIPAVIGVMSLSFFIWSQLTSERPMLNLRLFRLKWFVHGTVLSFLISVLLLSTETLLPLFIQDVQERSAFISGMTLLPGTLLLSVTSFLAGRWFDRYGGKILGIIGYSIMVLTFVWFTFMGAETSVAAMIICFSLFMGAVGIVMTPATAIAMNALKQKDLPHGTAILNTVKQFAAALGVTVLTTLVSLSAARPEYSYAEGTLIGLSLAFATMGVLSFIALMLAIFTRNRSKSSNTFM, from the coding sequence ATGTCTGTTGAATTATTAACGCCTTTACGAAAAAAGATGCTGGTGGTCTCTATTTTATCTGCGTCTTTTTTGTTTTTGTTAAATCAGTTTTTGTTAATTACAGCGTTTCCACAGATTATGGAAGATTTTTCGGTTAATGCCACCCAAGTACAGTGGTTAACAACCGCTTTTTTATTGACTACAACTATTTTAATTCCGACAATGGGCTATTTTATGGGACGATTTCATGCGCGATCGTTAACGTTTGTTGCCATTTCCTTTTTTATTGTAGGAACCATTCTAGCGATTTTCGCACAAACGTTTTCTTTGTTAATTGTAGCAAGAGTTGTGCAAGCAGTTGGGGCTGGGATGATGCTGCCGCTTGTCCAAACGGTTTTACTGCTTGTCTATCCAATTGAGAAGCGAGGGTACGCCATGGGTTTGATGACCATGGTAGTGAATGTGGCGCCTGCAATAGGTCCATCAATTGCGGGTTATATTGTTGATTTATCCAACTGGCGCTTTTTGTTTTGGTTGGTATTGCCGCTAGCGGTTTTACTACTTGTTTTAAATATTATTTTTATGAGAAATATTACTGAGAGAGCGAATGCAACATTAAGCGTGCCGTCGCTGATCTTTTCAGCAATCGGGTTTGCTGGTATCATCTTAGCAATCAGTAACTTCAGTGTATACGGAATCAGCCTGTATGTCATAATTCCCGCAGTTATAGGAGTTATGTCGCTTAGCTTCTTTATTTGGAGTCAATTAACATCCGAACGACCGATGTTAAATTTGCGTTTATTTCGTTTAAAGTGGTTTGTCCATGGTACAGTACTGTCTTTTTTAATATCGGTATTGCTGTTATCGACTGAAACGCTATTGCCACTTTTTATTCAAGATGTGCAAGAACGATCTGCTTTTATTTCAGGAATGACATTACTTCCTGGAACGTTGTTGCTTTCCGTAACGTCATTCCTCGCTGGACGATGGTTTGATCGCTATGGAGGGAAAATCTTGGGGATTATTGGCTATTCCATAATGGTTTTAACATTTGTTTGGTTTACTTTTATGGGAGCCGAGACGAGTGTGGCCGCTATGATCATTTGCTTTAGCTTATTTATGGGTGCAGTTGGTATTGTTATGACACCTGCTACAGCCATTGCGATGAATGCTTTGAAGCAAAAAGACCTTCCTCACGGTACAGCGATTTTGAACACGGTTAAGCAATTTGCCGCTGCATTAGGGGTGACGGTTTTAACGACGCTTGTTAGCTTAAGTGCTGCTCGACCAGAATACAGCTATGCTGAAGGAACATTAATTGGCTTATCACTAGCTTTTGCAACGATGGGTGTGCTTTCCTTTATTGCATTAATGCTAGCGATCTTTACACGAAATCGAAGCAAGTCATCAAATACGTTCATGTAA
- a CDS encoding NUDIX domain-containing protein encodes MFIVNVEGAVWNDGKWLVIERSIKEDHASGLLSFVGGKVESPGVDKDVLEKTVQREFLEEVGLKLKAKMAYVCNTSFLYYDTHVIDIVYLCEMEEGSKPSIISTDEVAAIYWLTYEEMKLRSNAPEYLLEAVRMAEEVRVRNLE; translated from the coding sequence GTGTTCATTGTAAACGTCGAGGGAGCTGTTTGGAATGATGGCAAATGGCTTGTTATCGAGAGGAGTATAAAAGAAGATCATGCGAGTGGATTGCTGTCGTTTGTGGGAGGAAAAGTGGAGTCACCAGGAGTGGATAAAGATGTATTAGAAAAAACAGTTCAACGTGAGTTTCTTGAAGAAGTTGGATTAAAGTTGAAAGCGAAAATGGCCTATGTGTGCAATACGTCATTTTTATATTATGATACGCATGTTATTGACATCGTTTATTTATGCGAAATGGAAGAAGGGAGTAAGCCATCAATTATAAGTACTGATGAAGTGGCAGCCATTTACTGGTTGACATATGAAGAAATGAAATTGCGCAGCAACGCACCGGAATATTTATTGGAAGCTGTGCGAATGGCGGAGGAAGTACGAGTACGTAATCTGGAGTGA
- a CDS encoding NUDIX pyrophosphatase: MNIPIQTTGVAVVVLRNQKNQTDVLLLKRQSTILNEAWTYIGGKIEQGEMAYEAAIREMKEETGLTPLAMYTSNTFDQFYDPKKNSIYMAPVFVAFVSSKNGVRLNEEHSQFKWCSFRNAKSVVTLPGSEEVLTFIENHFVHQTPLELLKIDYVEVPSCSL, encoded by the coding sequence ATGAACATCCCTATTCAAACAACTGGCGTAGCGGTTGTCGTACTTCGGAACCAAAAGAATCAGACAGACGTACTGTTGTTAAAGCGACAATCGACAATTTTAAATGAGGCATGGACGTACATTGGTGGCAAAATTGAACAAGGAGAGATGGCGTATGAAGCCGCGATTCGAGAAATGAAGGAGGAAACGGGGTTAACCCCTCTCGCAATGTATACATCCAATACGTTCGACCAATTTTATGATCCTAAAAAGAATAGTATCTATATGGCCCCAGTTTTTGTTGCGTTTGTCTCGTCAAAAAATGGCGTCAGGTTGAATGAAGAGCATAGCCAATTCAAGTGGTGTTCGTTCAGAAATGCGAAATCAGTTGTAACGTTGCCAGGAAGCGAAGAAGTTTTAACTTTTATAGAAAATCATTTTGTTCATCAAACACCATTAGAATTGTTAAAGATTGATTACGTGGAGGTGCCATCGTGTTCATTGTAA
- a CDS encoding MarR family winged helix-turn-helix transcriptional regulator: MKEILREIGTIARALDSISNIEFKEIELTKGQYLYLIRICEHPGSIQEKIAEMLKVDRTTTARAVKKLESQGFIYKQEDPTNQKIKKLFPTDRGKDVYQFLLRENNHSEAVALNGLSTEEIETLFDLLQKVSDNINVDWNEVKKGNKRNY, encoded by the coding sequence ATGAAAGAAATTCTACGTGAAATTGGCACCATTGCCCGTGCGCTCGATTCCATTAGCAATATTGAATTTAAAGAGATTGAATTAACAAAAGGACAATATCTCTATTTAATTCGTATTTGTGAACACCCAGGCTCCATCCAAGAGAAAATTGCTGAAATGTTAAAGGTGGATCGAACAACTACAGCGAGAGCCGTCAAAAAATTAGAAAGCCAAGGGTTTATTTATAAGCAAGAGGATCCAACCAATCAAAAAATAAAAAAACTTTTCCCCACAGATCGAGGAAAAGACGTTTATCAATTTTTATTGCGTGAAAATAATCATTCTGAAGCAGTAGCCTTAAACGGTTTATCTACAGAGGAAATTGAAACGCTCTTTGATCTCCTCCAAAAAGTTAGTGATAATATAAATGTGGATTGGAATGAAGTTAAAAAGGGCAATAAACGAAATTATTAA
- a CDS encoding 3D domain-containing protein yields the protein MKKFVSSLAVLGSVLVATPAFAYEVKSGDTLSEIANQHQTEVQNIVELNPEIYDKHLIFIGQQLTMPGEGEQGQVKGEIQSNDSAPQESSNNQSSSESTESTSSANESSSSEASQSSSSNESTESSSSEASQPSSSNESTESSSSEASQSSSSNESTESSSSEPTQSDGATTMNVEATAYTAFCEGCSGVTYTGIDLRANPNQKVIAVDPSVIPLGSTVYVEGYGEAIAGDIGGAITGNKIDLFMPEQQDALNFGRQNLTIHVYE from the coding sequence ATGAAAAAATTCGTTTCATCATTAGCCGTCCTAGGATCTGTACTTGTTGCTACTCCAGCATTTGCATATGAAGTCAAAAGTGGAGACACACTTAGTGAAATAGCAAATCAACATCAGACAGAAGTTCAAAATATCGTTGAGTTAAACCCAGAGATTTACGATAAGCATTTAATTTTCATTGGCCAACAATTAACAATGCCTGGTGAAGGCGAACAAGGTCAAGTGAAAGGTGAAATTCAATCAAATGACTCAGCTCCACAAGAGTCTTCAAATAACCAAAGCTCAAGCGAGTCTACTGAATCTACAAGCTCAGCAAACGAGTCTAGTAGTTCAGAAGCAAGCCAATCTTCTAGCTCAAATGAATCAACAGAGTCTAGTAGCTCAGAAGCGAGCCAGCCTTCTAGCTCAAACGAATCAACAGAGTCTAGTAGTTCAGAAGCGAGCCAGTCTTCTAGCTCGAACGAATCAACAGAGTCTAGTAGTTCAGAGCCTACACAATCTGACGGTGCAACAACTATGAACGTAGAAGCGACAGCGTACACAGCATTTTGTGAAGGGTGCTCAGGTGTAACTTATACAGGTATTGACTTAAGAGCGAACCCTAATCAAAAAGTAATTGCAGTAGACCCTAGCGTGATCCCTCTAGGAAGCACTGTATACGTTGAAGGTTACGGCGAAGCAATTGCAGGAGATATCGGTGGCGCAATCACAGGCAACAAAATTGACCTATTTATGCCTGAACAACAAGATGCTCTTAACTTCGGTCGTCAAAACCTAACGATCCACGTATATGAATAA
- a CDS encoding TetR/AcrR family transcriptional regulator, producing MPESTKRSENKTRRYQSIVQTAEMLFLEHGLDQVQMQDVADKEEIGIATLFRYFPKKDRLIVAVASHNLEKHVSSFFEIVYEDIPAYDRLIKLFDLLTIDSSDTLSKSAVFREAFESYASFSQEPLDTIQDYIDTQKRVADLVLHLIDEGIQDKSFRTDVPVKETIITAINSYGTFGSNITLKSPITYLEEDIAPHRQQQRLKEMLLSYVKGNEST from the coding sequence ATGCCTGAATCAACGAAACGCTCAGAAAACAAAACTCGTCGCTACCAGTCAATTGTTCAAACGGCAGAAATGCTTTTTCTAGAACACGGTTTAGACCAAGTACAAATGCAAGACGTTGCAGATAAAGAGGAAATTGGGATTGCCACATTGTTCCGTTACTTCCCAAAAAAAGACCGCTTAATTGTAGCTGTAGCGAGTCATAATTTAGAAAAACATGTATCCTCTTTTTTTGAAATCGTTTACGAAGACATTCCCGCTTACGATCGACTCATCAAGCTTTTTGATTTATTAACCATCGATTCAAGCGATACACTAAGTAAAAGCGCCGTATTTAGAGAAGCGTTTGAGAGCTACGCCTCATTTTCTCAAGAACCATTGGATACGATTCAAGACTATATTGATACACAAAAACGAGTAGCCGATCTTGTCCTGCATCTTATTGACGAAGGCATTCAAGACAAATCATTTCGAACCGATGTCCCTGTCAAAGAAACCATTATTACTGCAATTAACAGCTATGGAACGTTCGGAAGCAATATTACGCTCAAATCACCAATTACGTACTTAGAGGAAGATATAGCACCTCACCGCCAGCAACAACGCTTAAAAGAGATGTTGCTTTCCTATGTAAAAGGCAACGAATCTACTTGA
- a CDS encoding phosphotransferase enzyme family protein: protein MEQRLLQVLDELYEIKCEHVSAVTNEMFACRNEEECYFVRVTNYKTAEEQQAEVDWTVWLYEQGLAAPKVIFSKRDLSIETITYKHKTVRMVVYQAALGGHVQKSEWNGPIFERLGKELGKIHGRSQAYPGNKAAIKDWYVNDEYNWAKYIPKEEKAVRAMIAEIFREVEALPKTKETYGLAHGDVWLENVVVDKTNLTLIDYQDCEKHFYLFDLVVPVYSAMEYSFDGKGSIVSYVHEITKAIFRGYASEFTLPPAHIDHVLLMFRLKEAADYMLMHIYGNDVRTEEEERLFNLYRLKIEQNQLRTIITEELIVELKALFSAEKGKAPSSQNC, encoded by the coding sequence ATGGAACAGCGATTACTGCAAGTGTTAGACGAACTTTACGAGATAAAATGTGAACATGTGAGTGCCGTGACAAACGAGATGTTTGCATGCAGAAACGAGGAAGAGTGTTATTTCGTTCGCGTAACAAATTATAAAACTGCAGAAGAGCAGCAGGCAGAAGTGGACTGGACTGTGTGGCTCTATGAGCAAGGACTAGCTGCACCTAAAGTCATCTTCTCTAAACGAGATCTCTCAATTGAAACCATAACCTATAAACATAAAACGGTACGCATGGTCGTCTATCAAGCGGCTTTGGGGGGCCATGTACAGAAGAGTGAATGGAATGGACCGATATTTGAACGGTTAGGGAAAGAACTTGGTAAAATTCATGGTAGGTCGCAAGCGTATCCTGGCAACAAGGCAGCAATTAAAGACTGGTATGTAAATGATGAATACAATTGGGCTAAATATATACCGAAAGAAGAAAAAGCCGTTCGAGCTATGATCGCAGAAATTTTTCGAGAGGTAGAAGCATTACCAAAAACAAAGGAGACTTACGGACTGGCTCATGGAGATGTGTGGCTAGAGAATGTCGTAGTCGACAAAACGAACCTTACGCTCATTGATTATCAAGATTGCGAAAAGCATTTTTATTTATTTGATTTAGTTGTGCCCGTTTATAGTGCGATGGAGTATTCCTTTGATGGGAAAGGGAGTATTGTCTCATACGTTCATGAAATAACAAAAGCAATCTTCCGGGGGTATGCCTCTGAATTTACGCTTCCCCCTGCACATATTGATCATGTGTTGCTAATGTTTAGATTGAAAGAAGCAGCTGATTATATGCTAATGCACATCTATGGCAATGACGTACGGACAGAAGAAGAGGAGCGTTTGTTCAATCTCTATCGATTAAAAATCGAACAAAATCAACTTCGAACCATCATAACAGAGGAGCTAATTGTGGAATTGAAAGCGTTATTTTCAGCAGAAAAAGGGAAGGCGCCCTCCTCTCAAAATTGTTAA
- a CDS encoding SDR family NAD(P)-dependent oxidoreductase: protein MRLKNKVAFITGAGSGMGEVEALRFAEEGAVVVATDINEEAVNSVVSKIKEAGGQAQAYKHNVASKEDWAAIMGDVKDQYGKLDILVNNAGISLATPFEEQTAEDWERVYGININGVMYGMQEALPLMEENGGSIVNISSISALTGMAGPGAYTASKGAVRSMTKAAAVDYGKKNIRVNSVHPGYIVTPMSAPSMEQYKEYFLTQVALPNLGNAEEVANAVLFLASDEASHITGIELPVDGGVTAK from the coding sequence ATGAGATTAAAAAATAAAGTTGCATTTATTACAGGTGCTGGTAGCGGGATGGGCGAAGTAGAAGCGCTTCGTTTTGCTGAAGAAGGTGCAGTTGTTGTGGCAACAGATATAAATGAAGAAGCTGTAAATTCGGTTGTTTCAAAAATAAAAGAAGCTGGTGGACAAGCACAAGCTTATAAACATAATGTTGCATCTAAAGAAGACTGGGCGGCAATCATGGGTGATGTAAAGGATCAGTACGGGAAGCTAGATATTCTCGTTAACAATGCAGGAATTTCATTGGCGACTCCTTTTGAAGAGCAGACAGCAGAAGATTGGGAACGCGTATACGGCATTAACATTAATGGTGTCATGTATGGCATGCAGGAAGCCCTTCCTTTAATGGAGGAAAACGGTGGCTCGATTGTAAATATTTCATCGATATCGGCTCTAACCGGAATGGCAGGTCCAGGTGCATACACAGCTTCAAAAGGAGCGGTACGCTCAATGACAAAAGCGGCGGCTGTTGATTACGGGAAGAAGAACATTCGTGTTAATTCCGTACATCCTGGCTACATCGTAACGCCAATGAGTGCTCCTTCTATGGAACAATATAAAGAGTATTTCTTAACCCAAGTAGCTTTACCAAATCTCGGAAATGCGGAAGAAGTGGCGAATGCCGTGCTATTCCTAGCTTCAGATGAAGCGAGTCATATTACTGGAATTGAATTACCTGTTGATGGTGGCGTTACAGCAAAATAA
- a CDS encoding YpzI family protein codes for MGRDRQEKKLKESGRVESDRDVGLRYKGATKMSGPEEARRLNDGHK; via the coding sequence ATGGGTAGAGATCGTCAAGAAAAGAAATTAAAAGAAAGTGGACGTGTGGAGTCTGACAGAGACGTTGGTTTACGCTATAAGGGAGCAACAAAGATGTCTGGGCCTGAAGAAGCAAGAAGGTTAAATGACGGTCATAAGTAG
- a CDS encoding GNAT family N-acetyltransferase — translation MDRQIITKQDQLEDAFAIRKKVFVEEQHCPIEDEFDSFDDLTADCTHVLVYYNEKPVGTGRVRRVETKAKLERICLLEEYRKHGLGKDIIAMLEDRARKLGCEHAILHGQTHAEGFYKKLGYVTTSDVFEEDGIPHIKMEKSF, via the coding sequence ATGGATCGACAAATTATCACCAAACAAGATCAGTTAGAAGATGCGTTCGCCATCCGCAAAAAAGTATTTGTAGAAGAACAACACTGTCCAATCGAAGACGAATTTGATTCATTTGATGACTTAACGGCTGATTGTACACATGTTTTAGTTTATTATAACGAAAAACCAGTCGGTACGGGAAGGGTTCGTCGTGTTGAAACGAAAGCAAAATTAGAGCGGATCTGCCTTCTAGAAGAATATCGAAAGCACGGCTTAGGAAAAGACATCATTGCTATGCTTGAAGATCGTGCAAGGAAGCTAGGTTGTGAGCATGCTATTTTACATGGCCAAACCCATGCAGAAGGGTTTTATAAAAAATTAGGATACGTCACGACATCTGATGTATTTGAAGAAGACGGAATTCCACACATAAAAATGGAGAAGTCTTTTTAA
- a CDS encoding GNAT family N-acetyltransferase has protein sequence MTINLVPYHSKYDAALQAFHLPPEQIQFSALPNKYLRTNKPGQHRIVMTNATDQPVGFFLLHETERVQDYSPNLQAMLLTTLTVNQCEQGKGYANQAMDLVSPYIQTHFPDKNEIVLVVNKKNIPAQKLYKKSGFFDTGERRVGRIGEQIVMNCMIT, from the coding sequence ATGACAATAAACTTAGTGCCTTATCACTCCAAATATGATGCTGCTTTACAAGCTTTTCACCTTCCACCTGAGCAAATTCAATTTTCTGCTTTACCAAATAAGTATTTACGTACAAATAAACCAGGACAGCATCGTATTGTTATGACAAATGCCACCGATCAACCCGTAGGCTTTTTCTTACTTCATGAAACAGAGCGCGTCCAAGATTATTCACCCAATCTTCAGGCGATGTTGCTCACAACTCTCACCGTTAATCAATGTGAGCAAGGTAAAGGTTATGCAAATCAAGCAATGGATCTCGTATCTCCCTATATTCAGACCCACTTCCCAGATAAAAATGAAATTGTTCTTGTGGTTAACAAGAAGAACATACCTGCTCAAAAACTTTATAAGAAATCAGGCTTTTTCGATACAGGAGAAAGACGTGTTGGTCGTATTGGCGAACAAATAGTTATGAACTGTATGATTACATAA